A section of the Tachysurus fulvidraco isolate hzauxx_2018 chromosome 7, HZAU_PFXX_2.0, whole genome shotgun sequence genome encodes:
- the LOC113635355 gene encoding stimulated by retinoic acid gene 6 protein-like isoform X2 has protein sequence MDEDKNTHRTEADSTHFYFSNGNNSKQECEDFDQNFLHFSLLPAVLIILLLSFVQQRKKIYAFEKRFLCLSGRFGLVVPVDFTSTQENRWSYAFAFGAITGQMVNLIFGISDPLPFTLPSYLKVFVYMAAAMKVGMACMPLFCCLSTPHKLLGGVLGLLFSLFWFTMSMYELVWCSESTASKGGLRDYLLEHEWLLDLPPLLCLGFLVCQFRYQTVMDILKRLKKHNQQTEENKEQYKYVQRLLQRLDERSLQKSWFQRKVYEWDPYFKFPNRIIATVVLCFLSLYMVCMVLLELVITSYGFVLLDHMWDALSHLFTKSDFITSEFTKHLNYFKCSWYVSSACAIFSSVVHISRVLVCYRKQIKSLWAGQKIYLPRKYRPSPTSSLGGLLKYPSYQIAFTLWGYLIVHLALFVGILVFVYTVISPIWTNGFQHWLTDLIIVLANFFVLLAVMGLQRMFIHLFFLQDKNSPMDKDKPLALNNRKVFHNVNYFLFFFNVILGVMSCMMRFMKSSAVGLMLLPCIERAIMPQGFERLDKCYCTWVGMIITDHHHSNPVLLCFCHLLLRRVRVDENLCFRSEHAVREQARTRWFLMYTLVRNPKLILMRTRAEQSKTDTEFAFAWAVANTP, from the exons ATGGATGAG gacAAAAACACTCACCGTACTGAAGCAGACTCCACACATTTCTACTTCAG TAACGGGAACAATTCAAAGCAGGAGTGTGAGGATTTTGATCAGAATTTCTTGCATTTCAGTCTGCTGCCTGCT gtgTTAATTATACTACTGCTGTCATTCGTACAGCAGAGAAAGAAGATTTATGCCTTTGAGAAGAGATTTCTGTGTCTGAGCGGCCGATTTGGTTTAGTGGT ACCTGTGGACTTCACCAGCACTCAGGAGAATCGATGGTCCTACGCTTTTGCTTTTGGTGCCATCACTGGTCAAATGGTCAATCTGATCTTTGGGATCAGTGACCCGCTTCCTTTTACACTGCCTTCTTATCTCAAAG tgtttgtgtatatggcAGCTGCAATGAAGGTTGGCATGGCCTGCATGCCCTTATTCTGCTGCCTGTCAACACCACACAAATTGCTGGGAGGAGTCTTGGGCCTGCTGTTTTCACTCTTTTG gttcACTATGAGCATGTATGAGTTAGTCTGGTGCAGTGAATCAACAGCATCTAAAGGAGGTTTGAGAGATTACTTATTAGAACACGAGTGG TTGCTGGATCTCCCACCTTTACTGTGTCTGGGCTTCCTGGTGTGTCAGTTTAGGTACCAGACAGTGATGGACATTCTCAAACGTCTGAAGAAACACAACCAACAG ACAGAAGAAAATAAGGAGCAGTACAAGTACGTACAGAGATTACTGCAGCGTTTAGATGAAAG GTCTTTGCAGAAGAGCTGGTTTCAGAGGAAAGTGTATGAGTGGGATCCGTATTTTAAATTCCCAAACAGGATCATCGCCACCGTCGTGCTCTGCTTCCTCAGTTtgtacatggtgtgt aTGGTGCTGCTTGAGCTGGTGATTACTTCGTACGGTTTCGTCCTGTTGGACCACATGTGGGATGCATTATCTCATTTATTCACCAAATCAGATTTCATCACATCAGAATTCACCAAACACCTGAACTATTTTAAAT GCTCCTGGTACGTCTCTTCAGCCTGCGCCATCTTTTCCTCTGTCGTTCACATTAGccgtgtgttggtgtgttacaG GAAGCAGATCAAATCTTTGTGGGCCGGACAAAAAATATACTTACCCAGGAAGTACAGACCGAGTCCTACGTCTAGTCTG GGCGGCCTGCTGAAGTACCCCAGCTACCAGATCGCCTTCACTCTGTGGG gTTATCTGATCGTGCACTTGGCCTTGTTCGTGGGTATCTTGGTGTTTGTGTACACGGTTATATCTCCGATCTGGACGAACGGCTTCCAGCACTGGCTGACCGACCTGATCATCGTCCT GGCGAATTTCTTTGTGCTGCTGGCTGTGATGGGGCTCCAGCGCATGTTCATCCACTTGTTTTTCCTGCAAGATAAAAACTCTCCTATGGATAAAGACAAACCTTTAGCACTCAATAACAG GAAGGTCTTCCACAACGTGAACtacttccttttcttctttaatgTGATCCTGGGTGTGATGAGCTGCATGATGCGCTTCATGAAAAGCTCAGCCGTGGGGCTGATGCTGCTGCCGTGTATCGAGCGAGCCATAATGCCGCAGGGCTTCGAGAGGCTGGACAAGT GTTACTGTACCTGGGTGGGGATGATCATAACAGATCATCATCACAGTAATCCAgttctgctgtgtttctgtCACCTGCTGCTGCGGCGTGTCCGAGTGGACGAGAACTTATGCTTCAGATCAg AGCATGCTGTGAGAGAGCAAGCTCGAACCCGCTGGTTCCTCATGTACACGCTGGTGAGGAACCCGAAACTCATCCTGATGAGAACGCGAGCGGAGCAGAGCAAAACGGACACGGAGTTTGCCTTCGCATGGGCTGTCGCTAACACGCCGTAG
- the LOC113635355 gene encoding stimulated by retinoic acid gene 6 protein-like isoform X3, with translation MDEDKNTHRTEADSTHFYFSNGNNSKQECEDFDQNFLHFSLLPAVLIILLLSFVQQRKKIYAFEKRFLCLSGRFGLVVPVDFTSTQENRWSYAFAFGAITGQMVNLIFGISDPLPFTLPSYLKVFVYMAAAMKVGMACMPLFCCLSTPHKLLGGVLGLLFSLFWFTMSMYELVWCSESTASKGGLRDYLLEHEWLLDLPPLLCLGFLVCQFRYQTVMDILKRLKKHNQQQTEENKEQYKYVQRLLQRLDERSLQKSWFQRKVYEWDPYFKFPNRIIATVVLCFLSLYMMVLLELVITSYGFVLLDHMWDALSHLFTKSDFITSEFTKHLNYFKCSWYVSSACAIFSSVVHISRVLVCYRKQIKSLWAGQKIYLPRKYRPSPTSSLGGLLKYPSYQIAFTLWGYLIVHLALFVGILVFVYTVISPIWTNGFQHWLTDLIIVLANFFVLLAVMGLQRMFIHLFFLQDKNSPMDKDKPLALNNRKVFHNVNYFLFFFNVILGVMSCMMRFMKSSAVGLMLLPCIERAIMPQGFERLDKCYCTWVGMIITDHHHSNPVLLCFCHLLLRRVRVDENLCFRSEHAVREQARTRWFLMYTLVRNPKLILMRTRAEQSKTDTEFAFAWAVANTP, from the exons ATGGATGAG gacAAAAACACTCACCGTACTGAAGCAGACTCCACACATTTCTACTTCAG TAACGGGAACAATTCAAAGCAGGAGTGTGAGGATTTTGATCAGAATTTCTTGCATTTCAGTCTGCTGCCTGCT gtgTTAATTATACTACTGCTGTCATTCGTACAGCAGAGAAAGAAGATTTATGCCTTTGAGAAGAGATTTCTGTGTCTGAGCGGCCGATTTGGTTTAGTGGT ACCTGTGGACTTCACCAGCACTCAGGAGAATCGATGGTCCTACGCTTTTGCTTTTGGTGCCATCACTGGTCAAATGGTCAATCTGATCTTTGGGATCAGTGACCCGCTTCCTTTTACACTGCCTTCTTATCTCAAAG tgtttgtgtatatggcAGCTGCAATGAAGGTTGGCATGGCCTGCATGCCCTTATTCTGCTGCCTGTCAACACCACACAAATTGCTGGGAGGAGTCTTGGGCCTGCTGTTTTCACTCTTTTG gttcACTATGAGCATGTATGAGTTAGTCTGGTGCAGTGAATCAACAGCATCTAAAGGAGGTTTGAGAGATTACTTATTAGAACACGAGTGG TTGCTGGATCTCCCACCTTTACTGTGTCTGGGCTTCCTGGTGTGTCAGTTTAGGTACCAGACAGTGATGGACATTCTCAAACGTCTGAAGAAACACAACCAACAG caGACAGAAGAAAATAAGGAGCAGTACAAGTACGTACAGAGATTACTGCAGCGTTTAGATGAAAG GTCTTTGCAGAAGAGCTGGTTTCAGAGGAAAGTGTATGAGTGGGATCCGTATTTTAAATTCCCAAACAGGATCATCGCCACCGTCGTGCTCTGCTTCCTCAGTTtgtacatg aTGGTGCTGCTTGAGCTGGTGATTACTTCGTACGGTTTCGTCCTGTTGGACCACATGTGGGATGCATTATCTCATTTATTCACCAAATCAGATTTCATCACATCAGAATTCACCAAACACCTGAACTATTTTAAAT GCTCCTGGTACGTCTCTTCAGCCTGCGCCATCTTTTCCTCTGTCGTTCACATTAGccgtgtgttggtgtgttacaG GAAGCAGATCAAATCTTTGTGGGCCGGACAAAAAATATACTTACCCAGGAAGTACAGACCGAGTCCTACGTCTAGTCTG GGCGGCCTGCTGAAGTACCCCAGCTACCAGATCGCCTTCACTCTGTGGG gTTATCTGATCGTGCACTTGGCCTTGTTCGTGGGTATCTTGGTGTTTGTGTACACGGTTATATCTCCGATCTGGACGAACGGCTTCCAGCACTGGCTGACCGACCTGATCATCGTCCT GGCGAATTTCTTTGTGCTGCTGGCTGTGATGGGGCTCCAGCGCATGTTCATCCACTTGTTTTTCCTGCAAGATAAAAACTCTCCTATGGATAAAGACAAACCTTTAGCACTCAATAACAG GAAGGTCTTCCACAACGTGAACtacttccttttcttctttaatgTGATCCTGGGTGTGATGAGCTGCATGATGCGCTTCATGAAAAGCTCAGCCGTGGGGCTGATGCTGCTGCCGTGTATCGAGCGAGCCATAATGCCGCAGGGCTTCGAGAGGCTGGACAAGT GTTACTGTACCTGGGTGGGGATGATCATAACAGATCATCATCACAGTAATCCAgttctgctgtgtttctgtCACCTGCTGCTGCGGCGTGTCCGAGTGGACGAGAACTTATGCTTCAGATCAg AGCATGCTGTGAGAGAGCAAGCTCGAACCCGCTGGTTCCTCATGTACACGCTGGTGAGGAACCCGAAACTCATCCTGATGAGAACGCGAGCGGAGCAGAGCAAAACGGACACGGAGTTTGCCTTCGCATGGGCTGTCGCTAACACGCCGTAG
- the LOC113635355 gene encoding stimulated by retinoic acid gene 6 protein-like isoform X5 yields the protein MRTKTLTVLKQTPHISTSVFVYMAAAMKVGMACMPLFCCLSTPHKLLGGVLGLLFSLFWFTMSMYELVWCSESTASKGGLRDYLLEHEWLLDLPPLLCLGFLVCQFRYQTVMDILKRLKKHNQQQTEENKEQYKYVQRLLQRLDERSLQKSWFQRKVYEWDPYFKFPNRIIATVVLCFLSLYMVCMVLLELVITSYGFVLLDHMWDALSHLFTKSDFITSEFTKHLNYFKCSWYVSSACAIFSSVVHISRVLVCYRKQIKSLWAGQKIYLPRKYRPSPTSSLGGLLKYPSYQIAFTLWGYLIVHLALFVGILVFVYTVISPIWTNGFQHWLTDLIIVLANFFVLLAVMGLQRMFIHLFFLQDKNSPMDKDKPLALNNRKVFHNVNYFLFFFNVILGVMSCMMRFMKSSAVGLMLLPCIERAIMPQGFERLDKCYCTWVGMIITDHHHSNPVLLCFCHLLLRRVRVDENLCFRSEHAVREQARTRWFLMYTLVRNPKLILMRTRAEQSKTDTEFAFAWAVANTP from the exons ATGAG gacAAAAACACTCACCGTACTGAAGCAGACTCCACACATTTCTACTTCAG tgtttgtgtatatggcAGCTGCAATGAAGGTTGGCATGGCCTGCATGCCCTTATTCTGCTGCCTGTCAACACCACACAAATTGCTGGGAGGAGTCTTGGGCCTGCTGTTTTCACTCTTTTG gttcACTATGAGCATGTATGAGTTAGTCTGGTGCAGTGAATCAACAGCATCTAAAGGAGGTTTGAGAGATTACTTATTAGAACACGAGTGG TTGCTGGATCTCCCACCTTTACTGTGTCTGGGCTTCCTGGTGTGTCAGTTTAGGTACCAGACAGTGATGGACATTCTCAAACGTCTGAAGAAACACAACCAACAG caGACAGAAGAAAATAAGGAGCAGTACAAGTACGTACAGAGATTACTGCAGCGTTTAGATGAAAG GTCTTTGCAGAAGAGCTGGTTTCAGAGGAAAGTGTATGAGTGGGATCCGTATTTTAAATTCCCAAACAGGATCATCGCCACCGTCGTGCTCTGCTTCCTCAGTTtgtacatggtgtgt aTGGTGCTGCTTGAGCTGGTGATTACTTCGTACGGTTTCGTCCTGTTGGACCACATGTGGGATGCATTATCTCATTTATTCACCAAATCAGATTTCATCACATCAGAATTCACCAAACACCTGAACTATTTTAAAT GCTCCTGGTACGTCTCTTCAGCCTGCGCCATCTTTTCCTCTGTCGTTCACATTAGccgtgtgttggtgtgttacaG GAAGCAGATCAAATCTTTGTGGGCCGGACAAAAAATATACTTACCCAGGAAGTACAGACCGAGTCCTACGTCTAGTCTG GGCGGCCTGCTGAAGTACCCCAGCTACCAGATCGCCTTCACTCTGTGGG gTTATCTGATCGTGCACTTGGCCTTGTTCGTGGGTATCTTGGTGTTTGTGTACACGGTTATATCTCCGATCTGGACGAACGGCTTCCAGCACTGGCTGACCGACCTGATCATCGTCCT GGCGAATTTCTTTGTGCTGCTGGCTGTGATGGGGCTCCAGCGCATGTTCATCCACTTGTTTTTCCTGCAAGATAAAAACTCTCCTATGGATAAAGACAAACCTTTAGCACTCAATAACAG GAAGGTCTTCCACAACGTGAACtacttccttttcttctttaatgTGATCCTGGGTGTGATGAGCTGCATGATGCGCTTCATGAAAAGCTCAGCCGTGGGGCTGATGCTGCTGCCGTGTATCGAGCGAGCCATAATGCCGCAGGGCTTCGAGAGGCTGGACAAGT GTTACTGTACCTGGGTGGGGATGATCATAACAGATCATCATCACAGTAATCCAgttctgctgtgtttctgtCACCTGCTGCTGCGGCGTGTCCGAGTGGACGAGAACTTATGCTTCAGATCAg AGCATGCTGTGAGAGAGCAAGCTCGAACCCGCTGGTTCCTCATGTACACGCTGGTGAGGAACCCGAAACTCATCCTGATGAGAACGCGAGCGGAGCAGAGCAAAACGGACACGGAGTTTGCCTTCGCATGGGCTGTCGCTAACACGCCGTAG
- the LOC113635355 gene encoding stimulated by retinoic acid gene 6 protein-like isoform X4, whose translation MVNLIFGISDPLPFTLPSYLKVFVYMAAAMKVGMACMPLFCCLSTPHKLLGGVLGLLFSLFWFTMSMYELVWCSESTASKGGLRDYLLEHEWLLDLPPLLCLGFLVCQFRYQTVMDILKRLKKHNQQQTEENKEQYKYVQRLLQRLDERSLQKSWFQRKVYEWDPYFKFPNRIIATVVLCFLSLYMVCMVLLELVITSYGFVLLDHMWDALSHLFTKSDFITSEFTKHLNYFKCSWYVSSACAIFSSVVHISRVLVCYRKQIKSLWAGQKIYLPRKYRPSPTSSLGGLLKYPSYQIAFTLWGYLIVHLALFVGILVFVYTVISPIWTNGFQHWLTDLIIVLANFFVLLAVMGLQRMFIHLFFLQDKNSPMDKDKPLALNNRKVFHNVNYFLFFFNVILGVMSCMMRFMKSSAVGLMLLPCIERAIMPQGFERLDKCYCTWVGMIITDHHHSNPVLLCFCHLLLRRVRVDENLCFRSEHAVREQARTRWFLMYTLVRNPKLILMRTRAEQSKTDTEFAFAWAVANTP comes from the exons ATGGTCAATCTGATCTTTGGGATCAGTGACCCGCTTCCTTTTACACTGCCTTCTTATCTCAAAG tgtttgtgtatatggcAGCTGCAATGAAGGTTGGCATGGCCTGCATGCCCTTATTCTGCTGCCTGTCAACACCACACAAATTGCTGGGAGGAGTCTTGGGCCTGCTGTTTTCACTCTTTTG gttcACTATGAGCATGTATGAGTTAGTCTGGTGCAGTGAATCAACAGCATCTAAAGGAGGTTTGAGAGATTACTTATTAGAACACGAGTGG TTGCTGGATCTCCCACCTTTACTGTGTCTGGGCTTCCTGGTGTGTCAGTTTAGGTACCAGACAGTGATGGACATTCTCAAACGTCTGAAGAAACACAACCAACAG caGACAGAAGAAAATAAGGAGCAGTACAAGTACGTACAGAGATTACTGCAGCGTTTAGATGAAAG GTCTTTGCAGAAGAGCTGGTTTCAGAGGAAAGTGTATGAGTGGGATCCGTATTTTAAATTCCCAAACAGGATCATCGCCACCGTCGTGCTCTGCTTCCTCAGTTtgtacatggtgtgt aTGGTGCTGCTTGAGCTGGTGATTACTTCGTACGGTTTCGTCCTGTTGGACCACATGTGGGATGCATTATCTCATTTATTCACCAAATCAGATTTCATCACATCAGAATTCACCAAACACCTGAACTATTTTAAAT GCTCCTGGTACGTCTCTTCAGCCTGCGCCATCTTTTCCTCTGTCGTTCACATTAGccgtgtgttggtgtgttacaG GAAGCAGATCAAATCTTTGTGGGCCGGACAAAAAATATACTTACCCAGGAAGTACAGACCGAGTCCTACGTCTAGTCTG GGCGGCCTGCTGAAGTACCCCAGCTACCAGATCGCCTTCACTCTGTGGG gTTATCTGATCGTGCACTTGGCCTTGTTCGTGGGTATCTTGGTGTTTGTGTACACGGTTATATCTCCGATCTGGACGAACGGCTTCCAGCACTGGCTGACCGACCTGATCATCGTCCT GGCGAATTTCTTTGTGCTGCTGGCTGTGATGGGGCTCCAGCGCATGTTCATCCACTTGTTTTTCCTGCAAGATAAAAACTCTCCTATGGATAAAGACAAACCTTTAGCACTCAATAACAG GAAGGTCTTCCACAACGTGAACtacttccttttcttctttaatgTGATCCTGGGTGTGATGAGCTGCATGATGCGCTTCATGAAAAGCTCAGCCGTGGGGCTGATGCTGCTGCCGTGTATCGAGCGAGCCATAATGCCGCAGGGCTTCGAGAGGCTGGACAAGT GTTACTGTACCTGGGTGGGGATGATCATAACAGATCATCATCACAGTAATCCAgttctgctgtgtttctgtCACCTGCTGCTGCGGCGTGTCCGAGTGGACGAGAACTTATGCTTCAGATCAg AGCATGCTGTGAGAGAGCAAGCTCGAACCCGCTGGTTCCTCATGTACACGCTGGTGAGGAACCCGAAACTCATCCTGATGAGAACGCGAGCGGAGCAGAGCAAAACGGACACGGAGTTTGCCTTCGCATGGGCTGTCGCTAACACGCCGTAG
- the LOC113635355 gene encoding stimulated by retinoic acid gene 6 protein-like isoform X1, translated as MDEDKNTHRTEADSTHFYFSNGNNSKQECEDFDQNFLHFSLLPAVLIILLLSFVQQRKKIYAFEKRFLCLSGRFGLVVPVDFTSTQENRWSYAFAFGAITGQMVNLIFGISDPLPFTLPSYLKVFVYMAAAMKVGMACMPLFCCLSTPHKLLGGVLGLLFSLFWFTMSMYELVWCSESTASKGGLRDYLLEHEWLLDLPPLLCLGFLVCQFRYQTVMDILKRLKKHNQQQTEENKEQYKYVQRLLQRLDERSLQKSWFQRKVYEWDPYFKFPNRIIATVVLCFLSLYMVCMVLLELVITSYGFVLLDHMWDALSHLFTKSDFITSEFTKHLNYFKCSWYVSSACAIFSSVVHISRVLVCYRKQIKSLWAGQKIYLPRKYRPSPTSSLGGLLKYPSYQIAFTLWGYLIVHLALFVGILVFVYTVISPIWTNGFQHWLTDLIIVLANFFVLLAVMGLQRMFIHLFFLQDKNSPMDKDKPLALNNRKVFHNVNYFLFFFNVILGVMSCMMRFMKSSAVGLMLLPCIERAIMPQGFERLDKCYCTWVGMIITDHHHSNPVLLCFCHLLLRRVRVDENLCFRSEHAVREQARTRWFLMYTLVRNPKLILMRTRAEQSKTDTEFAFAWAVANTP; from the exons ATGGATGAG gacAAAAACACTCACCGTACTGAAGCAGACTCCACACATTTCTACTTCAG TAACGGGAACAATTCAAAGCAGGAGTGTGAGGATTTTGATCAGAATTTCTTGCATTTCAGTCTGCTGCCTGCT gtgTTAATTATACTACTGCTGTCATTCGTACAGCAGAGAAAGAAGATTTATGCCTTTGAGAAGAGATTTCTGTGTCTGAGCGGCCGATTTGGTTTAGTGGT ACCTGTGGACTTCACCAGCACTCAGGAGAATCGATGGTCCTACGCTTTTGCTTTTGGTGCCATCACTGGTCAAATGGTCAATCTGATCTTTGGGATCAGTGACCCGCTTCCTTTTACACTGCCTTCTTATCTCAAAG tgtttgtgtatatggcAGCTGCAATGAAGGTTGGCATGGCCTGCATGCCCTTATTCTGCTGCCTGTCAACACCACACAAATTGCTGGGAGGAGTCTTGGGCCTGCTGTTTTCACTCTTTTG gttcACTATGAGCATGTATGAGTTAGTCTGGTGCAGTGAATCAACAGCATCTAAAGGAGGTTTGAGAGATTACTTATTAGAACACGAGTGG TTGCTGGATCTCCCACCTTTACTGTGTCTGGGCTTCCTGGTGTGTCAGTTTAGGTACCAGACAGTGATGGACATTCTCAAACGTCTGAAGAAACACAACCAACAG caGACAGAAGAAAATAAGGAGCAGTACAAGTACGTACAGAGATTACTGCAGCGTTTAGATGAAAG GTCTTTGCAGAAGAGCTGGTTTCAGAGGAAAGTGTATGAGTGGGATCCGTATTTTAAATTCCCAAACAGGATCATCGCCACCGTCGTGCTCTGCTTCCTCAGTTtgtacatggtgtgt aTGGTGCTGCTTGAGCTGGTGATTACTTCGTACGGTTTCGTCCTGTTGGACCACATGTGGGATGCATTATCTCATTTATTCACCAAATCAGATTTCATCACATCAGAATTCACCAAACACCTGAACTATTTTAAAT GCTCCTGGTACGTCTCTTCAGCCTGCGCCATCTTTTCCTCTGTCGTTCACATTAGccgtgtgttggtgtgttacaG GAAGCAGATCAAATCTTTGTGGGCCGGACAAAAAATATACTTACCCAGGAAGTACAGACCGAGTCCTACGTCTAGTCTG GGCGGCCTGCTGAAGTACCCCAGCTACCAGATCGCCTTCACTCTGTGGG gTTATCTGATCGTGCACTTGGCCTTGTTCGTGGGTATCTTGGTGTTTGTGTACACGGTTATATCTCCGATCTGGACGAACGGCTTCCAGCACTGGCTGACCGACCTGATCATCGTCCT GGCGAATTTCTTTGTGCTGCTGGCTGTGATGGGGCTCCAGCGCATGTTCATCCACTTGTTTTTCCTGCAAGATAAAAACTCTCCTATGGATAAAGACAAACCTTTAGCACTCAATAACAG GAAGGTCTTCCACAACGTGAACtacttccttttcttctttaatgTGATCCTGGGTGTGATGAGCTGCATGATGCGCTTCATGAAAAGCTCAGCCGTGGGGCTGATGCTGCTGCCGTGTATCGAGCGAGCCATAATGCCGCAGGGCTTCGAGAGGCTGGACAAGT GTTACTGTACCTGGGTGGGGATGATCATAACAGATCATCATCACAGTAATCCAgttctgctgtgtttctgtCACCTGCTGCTGCGGCGTGTCCGAGTGGACGAGAACTTATGCTTCAGATCAg AGCATGCTGTGAGAGAGCAAGCTCGAACCCGCTGGTTCCTCATGTACACGCTGGTGAGGAACCCGAAACTCATCCTGATGAGAACGCGAGCGGAGCAGAGCAAAACGGACACGGAGTTTGCCTTCGCATGGGCTGTCGCTAACACGCCGTAG